A DNA window from Mucilaginibacter xinganensis contains the following coding sequences:
- a CDS encoding RNA polymerase sigma factor → MHLPLNNKTMPEMDVLISTAKQREQLFIALYKSAFPSVARYISKMGGSFDEAKDVFQDALVIYYEKELAAALAINTNDSAYLLGISKYLWLRKFRENNVHVPLDGIEVTLDIKAEALSESKLMHFLETTGKKCMQLLRSFYYDQLPLADAAKLFGFSGVRSATVQKYKCLEKVRETIKERSLTYEDFLN, encoded by the coding sequence ATGCACTTACCATTAAACAATAAAACTATGCCGGAGATGGACGTTTTAATCAGCACAGCGAAACAAAGGGAACAGCTTTTTATTGCACTATATAAAAGCGCGTTTCCGTCGGTTGCCAGGTATATCAGCAAAATGGGCGGCTCATTTGATGAAGCGAAGGACGTTTTCCAGGATGCTTTGGTTATTTATTACGAAAAGGAATTGGCTGCTGCACTGGCGATTAACACTAATGATAGCGCTTACCTGCTGGGCATAAGCAAATATTTATGGCTTCGGAAATTCAGGGAAAATAACGTTCATGTTCCGCTTGATGGGATTGAGGTTACCCTTGATATAAAAGCAGAAGCGCTGTCTGAATCAAAGTTGATGCACTTTTTAGAAACCACCGGTAAAAAATGCATGCAGCTGCTCCGCTCCTTTTATTACGATCAGCTGCCCCTTGCCGATGCAGCTAAATTGTTCGGGTTTTCAGGGGTGCGTTCAGCAACGGTTCAAAAGTATAAGTGCCTGGAAAAAGTAAGAGAAACCATTAAAGAAAGATCATTGACCTATGAGGACTTCCTTAACTGA
- a CDS encoding VOC family protein, whose translation MKVIPYLNFPGNTEEVLNHYQKVFNGTISDLNRFGESLPAEANYSDKIMHARLSFDDNMLMFSDGMPGQPVDHGNGIYLSIGLTDEVQARSVFDQLAEGGNVTMPMEKQFWGASFGQVTDRYGVSWMINCEL comes from the coding sequence ATGAAAGTAATACCTTACTTAAACTTTCCGGGCAATACTGAAGAGGTATTAAACCATTACCAGAAAGTATTTAATGGCACCATCAGCGATTTAAACCGCTTTGGCGAGAGCTTGCCGGCAGAGGCTAATTACAGTGATAAAATTATGCATGCCCGCCTGTCTTTTGATGACAATATGTTAATGTTCTCCGATGGGATGCCGGGCCAACCGGTTGACCATGGCAATGGCATTTACCTGAGTATTGGCCTTACCGATGAAGTGCAGGCCCGGTCGGTTTTTGATCAGCTTGCCGAAGGCGGCAATGTTACAATGCCGATGGAAAAGCAATTTTGGGGTGCCTCATTCGGCCAGGTTACAGACCGTTATGGGGTAAGCTGGATGATAAATTGCGAACTGTAG
- a CDS encoding alpha-N-arabinofuranosidase: MKKFLTLLFTCFTLAAFSQQETASLAISNDSKLTISKYIYGQFAEHLGHGIYGGFWVDKSLPVEKQDRIRLDVVNALKKIKIPSLRWPGGCFADEYHWRDGIGPREQRPKMVNTNWGGTTEDNSFGTHEFLELCTLLGTEPYFAANVGSGTVEEMSKWIEYVNSNSTSTIAELRKQNGHPDPYKVTFWGIGNESWGCGGNMTPEFYSDEFKRYASFAKNYPGAPLKKIASGPNSDDYNWTEVIMKNIPEWDMWGISLHYYTVPTGDWGHKGSATKFTEAEYFETMVKCLKMEELVTKHAAIMDKYDPKKHVALVVDEWGVWTDVEPGTNPGFLYQQNSMRDALIAATNLNIFNNHCDRVRGAALAQTINVLQSLILTDKEKMLLTPTYHIFDMYKVHQDAKYLPMQLTAPDYVSGDRKIPAVNVSASQDAAGKVHISLVNLDPTKNISISTGLKDIKWKTVTGQILTSKNITDINTFDQPNKISLQSFKGAKKDGDNLVVVLPAKSVVTLELF, from the coding sequence GTGAAGAAATTTCTTACTCTACTTTTTACCTGCTTTACGCTTGCAGCGTTTAGTCAGCAGGAAACAGCGAGCCTTGCCATCAGCAACGATTCAAAGCTCACTATCAGCAAATACATTTACGGCCAGTTTGCCGAACATTTGGGCCATGGTATTTATGGCGGATTTTGGGTTGATAAATCGCTGCCGGTAGAAAAGCAGGACAGGATTCGTTTGGATGTTGTAAATGCGCTAAAAAAAATAAAGATCCCCAGCCTGCGCTGGCCCGGCGGTTGTTTTGCCGATGAATACCATTGGCGCGACGGTATTGGTCCGCGTGAGCAAAGACCAAAAATGGTAAATACCAACTGGGGTGGTACAACAGAGGATAACAGCTTCGGTACCCATGAGTTTCTTGAACTTTGCACCCTGTTGGGCACTGAGCCTTATTTTGCTGCAAACGTTGGCAGCGGTACGGTTGAGGAAATGTCAAAATGGATAGAATATGTAAACTCAAACAGTACCAGCACCATAGCCGAATTGCGCAAGCAAAACGGGCATCCTGATCCTTACAAAGTTACTTTTTGGGGTATCGGCAACGAGAGCTGGGGCTGCGGCGGTAATATGACGCCTGAATTTTATTCGGATGAGTTTAAACGTTATGCTTCATTTGCAAAGAATTATCCGGGCGCACCGCTAAAAAAGATAGCCAGCGGACCGAACTCTGACGATTATAACTGGACAGAAGTGATCATGAAGAACATCCCTGAATGGGATATGTGGGGAATCTCATTACACTATTATACTGTACCTACCGGCGACTGGGGGCATAAAGGTTCGGCCACTAAGTTTACCGAGGCCGAGTATTTTGAAACCATGGTGAAATGTTTAAAAATGGAAGAGCTGGTAACTAAACATGCTGCCATTATGGACAAGTATGACCCAAAGAAACATGTTGCTTTAGTGGTTGACGAATGGGGCGTATGGACAGATGTGGAACCAGGCACCAACCCGGGCTTTTTATACCAGCAAAACAGCATGCGCGATGCATTAATTGCCGCAACTAACCTTAATATTTTCAATAACCATTGCGACCGCGTTAGGGGAGCTGCTTTGGCGCAAACTATAAACGTGCTGCAATCATTAATCCTTACCGACAAGGAAAAAATGCTGCTCACGCCAACTTACCACATATTTGATATGTACAAAGTGCACCAGGATGCAAAATACTTACCGATGCAATTAACTGCCCCTGACTATGTATCGGGTGATAGAAAGATTCCGGCGGTAAATGTTTCAGCATCGCAGGATGCAGCAGGTAAGGTGCATATCTCACTGGTAAACCTTGATCCTACAAAAAATATCAGTATCAGCACCGGCCTTAAGGATATTAAATGGAAAACCGTAACAGGGCAAATCCTTACATCAAAAAACATTACTGACATCAACACTTTTGATCAGCCAAACAAAATAAGCTTACAAAGTTTTAAAG
- a CDS encoding gluconate:H+ symporter → MTLLTIFFSIILLILLVSWAKVNPFVAFLLVSITAGLLLGIPLEKVTKSVQHGLGDTLGAISIIICLGAMIGKLVATSGAAQKIAEVLVNAFGVKYIQWALVLAGFIIGIPLFYETGFVLMVPLIFSVVYKYKLHAVYIGLPMLAALSVTHGFLPPHPSPSALVLTFHADMGKTLKYGLILAIPAIILAGPVFARTLKNIPSNPLKTFMADEIPANQLPSAFTSFFTALLPVVLIMSTTLYLNTDHSETTLHKLIAFIGETPIVMLISLIMATFTLGLKQGKDMKFLGSIYTHAVKDVSMILLIVAGSGAFKAVLTDSGANKDIANILQSFHLQPLVLGWLIAAIIRISLGSATVAGLTAAGIISTLVLHDPTINPNLMVLAIGAGSLAFSHLNDGGFWLFKEYFNLSIKDTLRSWTVMETMVSFIGLVGVLILNQVV, encoded by the coding sequence ATGACATTATTAACCATCTTTTTTAGCATTATCCTGCTTATTTTATTGGTGAGCTGGGCCAAAGTAAACCCCTTTGTCGCATTCCTGCTGGTATCAATAACAGCAGGGCTATTATTGGGCATTCCGCTCGAAAAAGTAACAAAATCGGTGCAACACGGCCTCGGTGATACGCTTGGCGCCATATCCATAATTATTTGCCTGGGCGCTATGATAGGTAAGCTTGTGGCCACCAGTGGTGCCGCTCAAAAAATTGCCGAAGTACTGGTTAATGCCTTCGGTGTAAAATATATTCAATGGGCGCTGGTACTTGCCGGATTTATCATCGGGATCCCATTGTTTTATGAAACCGGCTTTGTATTAATGGTACCGCTGATATTTTCGGTGGTTTATAAGTACAAGCTACACGCTGTTTATATAGGCTTGCCTATGCTGGCAGCATTATCAGTAACCCATGGCTTTTTACCGCCACACCCCTCCCCTTCCGCACTTGTTTTAACATTCCATGCCGATATGGGCAAAACGTTAAAATACGGCCTGATCCTGGCCATCCCGGCAATTATATTGGCAGGACCGGTGTTTGCACGTACCCTAAAAAACATCCCGTCGAACCCATTGAAAACTTTTATGGCCGACGAGATTCCTGCTAACCAGCTGCCCAGTGCTTTTACCAGCTTTTTTACCGCTTTGTTACCGGTTGTACTCATCATGTCAACTACCTTATATTTAAACACCGACCACAGCGAAACTACGCTGCATAAGCTGATAGCCTTCATCGGCGAAACACCTATAGTAATGCTGATATCGCTGATTATGGCCACCTTTACTTTAGGATTAAAGCAGGGAAAAGACATGAAGTTCCTGGGAAGCATTTATACGCATGCTGTAAAAGATGTTTCTATGATCCTGCTTATTGTTGCAGGCTCAGGTGCCTTCAAAGCTGTGCTTACTGATAGTGGAGCCAACAAGGATATCGCAAATATTTTGCAAAGCTTCCACCTGCAGCCGCTTGTTTTAGGGTGGTTAATTGCAGCTATCATCCGCATTAGCCTGGGTTCGGCAACGGTTGCCGGATTAACGGCGGCGGGCATTATCTCAACGCTGGTTTTGCATGATCCTACTATAAACCCCAACCTCATGGTGCTGGCCATAGGCGCCGGGAGCCTCGCTTTTTCTCATTTAAACGATGGCGGGTTCTGGCTCTTTAAAGAATATTTTAATTTATCCATTAAAGACACCCTCCGCTCATGGACGGTTATGGAAACAATGGTTTCCTTTATCGGACTGGTGGGCGTTTTGATATTGAACCAGGTAGTATAG
- a CDS encoding ATP-dependent Clp protease proteolytic subunit yields MNIDKNEFRKFAAGHCYVKTQPLDNYISAVEKSGTVMSLTPYITEERELRVAQMDVFSRLMMDRIVFLGSAVDDNVANIIQAQLLFLQSTDPKKDIQMYINSPGGSVYAGYGVYDTMQLISPDVATICTGLAASMASVLLCAGAAGKRAALTHSRVMLHQPLGGVQGQASDIEITAREVLKVKKELYTILAKHSGQDYEKIHQVSDRDFWMDGGEAKEFGIIDEVLGGVISQ; encoded by the coding sequence ATGAATATCGATAAAAATGAATTCCGCAAATTTGCGGCGGGGCATTGCTATGTCAAAACTCAGCCACTCGACAATTACATTTCTGCCGTTGAAAAAAGCGGCACGGTAATGTCGCTCACCCCTTACATTACAGAAGAGCGCGAACTGCGCGTTGCGCAAATGGATGTTTTTTCGCGCCTGATGATGGACAGGATCGTCTTCCTGGGCAGCGCCGTTGACGACAACGTTGCGAATATCATCCAGGCGCAGTTACTCTTTCTGCAATCCACCGATCCTAAAAAAGATATCCAGATGTATATCAATTCCCCCGGCGGATCAGTTTATGCAGGTTACGGAGTTTATGATACCATGCAGCTCATTAGTCCGGATGTAGCCACTATTTGTACCGGGCTGGCAGCCTCAATGGCATCGGTACTTTTATGTGCGGGTGCCGCGGGTAAGCGGGCGGCCTTAACCCATTCAAGGGTAATGCTCCACCAGCCACTGGGCGGGGTGCAGGGCCAGGCATCGGATATTGAAATAACCGCCCGCGAAGTATTAAAAGTTAAAAAGGAACTCTATACCATCCTGGCCAAACACAGCGGCCAGGATTACGAAAAGATCCATCAAGTATCAGACCGCGATTTTTGGATGGACGGTGGTGAAGCCAAAGAGTTTGGAATTATTGATGAGGTGTTGGGGGGGGTAATTAGTCAATAG
- a CDS encoding multidrug effflux MFS transporter, translating to MTRKRYILLVLILGALTAIGPFSIDMYLPGFPAIAKSLHTTTARVSLSLSGFFIGISAGQLLYGPLLDRFGRKNPLYVGLILYIAASVGCFFVNTIEQLIVLRFIQAVGSCAAGVASMAMVRDIFPVKDNAKVFALLILILGVSPMIAPTVGGYVTAAFEWQYIFVILAGIAVIVLMAVIFLLPESHQPDPSHSLKPRPIINSFWTVIKHPQFYTYAICGAIGFSGLFAYLAASPFVFMDVYGVSSKVYGWIFALLSVGFIGSSQVNGMLTRSYKSEQIVNVTLPAMVLLTLVFIAGSALNVFGIYGTILMIFLILCCVGITYPNTSALSLAPFSKNAGTAAALMGALQMAFGTLVSIVVSMFKSRSTIPMAGLMATAALLALLILIIGRRNIVQPVEATDQVGVGAH from the coding sequence ATGACGCGAAAAAGATATATTTTATTGGTGCTTATTTTAGGTGCACTTACGGCGATAGGCCCTTTTTCAATTGACATGTACCTGCCGGGATTTCCGGCTATTGCAAAGTCGCTGCATACCACCACCGCGCGGGTATCACTTTCACTGTCCGGTTTCTTTATAGGAATTTCTGCAGGGCAATTGCTTTACGGGCCTTTGCTGGATAGGTTTGGGCGAAAAAATCCGTTGTATGTTGGATTAATTCTTTACATAGCGGCATCGGTAGGCTGTTTTTTTGTAAACACCATAGAGCAGCTAATTGTGTTACGGTTTATACAGGCGGTAGGGAGCTGTGCGGCGGGTGTAGCTTCAATGGCCATGGTACGCGATATTTTCCCGGTAAAAGACAACGCAAAGGTATTTGCATTGCTGATATTGATATTGGGGGTATCACCCATGATAGCGCCAACCGTTGGCGGTTATGTAACCGCGGCTTTTGAGTGGCAATATATATTTGTAATACTGGCGGGCATTGCAGTAATCGTATTGATGGCGGTGATATTTCTCCTGCCCGAAAGCCACCAGCCCGATCCCTCACATTCGTTAAAGCCAAGGCCCATTATCAATAGCTTTTGGACAGTGATAAAACACCCGCAATTTTATACTTATGCAATTTGCGGGGCAATAGGCTTCTCAGGATTGTTCGCCTACCTCGCTGCATCCCCATTTGTTTTTATGGATGTTTACGGGGTTAGCAGCAAGGTTTATGGTTGGATCTTTGCGCTGCTTTCCGTGGGATTTATCGGCTCCAGCCAAGTAAACGGAATGCTTACCCGCAGCTATAAAAGCGAGCAGATTGTGAACGTAACCCTGCCCGCAATGGTATTGTTAACTTTAGTATTTATTGCCGGCTCGGCCCTCAATGTATTTGGTATTTACGGAACCATTCTAATGATATTTTTGATACTATGCTGTGTAGGTATCACTTACCCCAATACCTCGGCGCTTTCGCTTGCACCATTCTCTAAAAATGCAGGTACGGCCGCAGCATTAATGGGCGCTTTACAAATGGCATTTGGTACCCTGGTATCAATAGTGGTTAGTATGTTTAAAAGCCGCAGCACCATCCCGATGGCGGGTTTAATGGCAACTGCGGCATTGCTGGCCTTATTGATATTAATAATAGGCAGAAGAAATATAGTTCAACCGGTTGAAGCTACGGATCAGGTTGGAGTGGGTGCACATTGA
- a CDS encoding sterol desaturase family protein: MDFLKSIWAEITGFFGFGNLIDIIKAGDYKELLTYHGITSVLGPLIPFILVVEIIRAAFYKRFKVIDYKISFFTYVLNAFVGRVISFAMVGLCIGFFAKYAILKLTFTWYWFIYAYIIWEFSHFIYHFLAHKVRILWCLHSTHHAPSNMNLSVTYAHFFLEGPYADVIRTTICILLGVNPAMLFVIMFIDGTWGAFIHIGENIAEDARFGFLNKIVLTPSHHRVHHAKNPLYMDTNFCNLLNIWDKVFGTYVEEDRAIPIAYGISRPMKPNSFLDAYFGEIVALGKDVAKAPGLKNKILYIFMPPGWSHTGDHKMSSIVRKQYFEELEKEKKDSQSKAGSQFIEA; the protein is encoded by the coding sequence ATGGACTTTTTAAAATCAATATGGGCTGAAATTACCGGCTTTTTTGGCTTTGGTAATTTAATTGACATTATAAAAGCAGGCGATTATAAGGAGCTGCTTACCTATCATGGCATTACCTCGGTGTTAGGGCCGCTGATCCCTTTTATATTAGTTGTTGAAATTATAAGGGCTGCATTTTACAAACGTTTTAAGGTTATTGATTATAAAATTTCGTTTTTTACCTACGTGTTAAACGCATTCGTCGGCAGGGTAATTTCCTTTGCCATGGTGGGGTTATGTATCGGCTTTTTTGCTAAATACGCTATTTTAAAACTTACTTTCACCTGGTATTGGTTTATTTATGCCTATATCATTTGGGAGTTTTCGCATTTTATTTATCACTTTTTGGCGCACAAAGTACGGATCTTGTGGTGCCTGCATTCCACACATCATGCGCCGTCCAATATGAATTTATCGGTGACGTATGCACACTTCTTTTTAGAGGGGCCTTATGCGGATGTGATCCGTACGACCATTTGTATTTTATTGGGCGTTAACCCCGCTATGCTTTTTGTAATTATGTTTATTGACGGTACCTGGGGCGCTTTCATTCATATAGGCGAAAATATTGCTGAGGATGCCAGGTTTGGGTTTTTAAACAAGATCGTGCTTACTCCTTCACATCATCGCGTTCATCATGCTAAAAACCCCTTATATATGGATACCAATTTTTGTAACCTGCTGAATATTTGGGATAAGGTATTTGGTACCTATGTAGAAGAGGACAGGGCAATACCTATAGCTTATGGCATATCGCGGCCAATGAAGCCGAATAGTTTCCTGGATGCGTATTTTGGCGAGATAGTAGCGCTTGGTAAAGATGTAGCTAAAGCACCCGGCCTTAAAAATAAGATCCTTTATATATTTATGCCACCCGGATGGAGCCATACCGGCGATCACAAAATGTCAAGCATAGTGCGTAAGCAATACTTTGAAGAGTTGGAGAAGGAAAAAAAGGACAGTCAATCAAAAGCCGGATCTCAATTTATTGAGGCATAG